A DNA window from Setaria viridis chromosome 2, Setaria_viridis_v4.0, whole genome shotgun sequence contains the following coding sequences:
- the LOC117845976 gene encoding calcium/calmodulin-dependent serine/threonine-protein kinase 1, giving the protein MGLCHGKPTQIPEPDAEEDPHVTSGAGDAADGASSPSAAPPAAKPGTPKQPKFPFYLPSPLPPSSYKGSPANSSVASTPARGGFKRPFPPPSPAKHIRALLARRHGSVKPNEASIPEGGEPELGLDKSFGFSKHFFAKYDLGEEVGRGHFGYTCSAKAKKGEHKGQDVAVKVIPKAKMTTAIAIEDVRREVRILSSLTGHNNLVQFYDAFEDEDNVYIVMELCKGGELLDRILARGGKYSEEDAKVVMVQILSVVSFCHLQGVVHRDLKPENFLFSSKDENSPLKVIDFGLSDFVKPDERLNDIVGSAYYVAPEVLHRSYGTEADMWSIGVIAYILLCGSRPFWARTESGIFRAVLKAEPSFDEAPWPTLTSEAKDFVKRLLNKDYRKRMTASQALSHPWIRNAQQVKVPLDMIIYKLMRAYISSSSLRKSALRALAKTLTTNQLFYVREQFELLGPNKNGYISLQNLKSALVKNSTDAMKDSRVVDFVNTVCTLQYRKLDFEEFAASAISVYQMEALETWEQHARRAYELFDKEGNRPIVIEELASELGLGPSVPLHVVLQDWIRHADGKLSFLGFIKLLHGVSSRSIPKA; this is encoded by the exons ATGGGTCTCTGCCACGGCAAGCCGACGCAAATCCCGGAGCCCGACGCGGAGGAAGATCCCCATGTAACCTCCGGCGCCGGTGACGCCGCGGACGGCgcgtcctcgccgtcggcggcgccgcccgcggcgaagCCGGGCACGCCGAAGCAGCCTAAGTTCCCGTTCTACCTGCCGAGCCCGCTCCCGCCGTCCAGCTACAAGGGCTCGCCGGCGAACTCGAGCGTCGCGTCCACGCCGGCTCGCGGAGGGTTCAAGCGCCCgttcccgccgccgtcgcccgcgaaGCACATCCGCGCGCTCCTcgcgcggcggcacggctctgTCAAGCCCAACGAGGCGTCCATCCCGGAGGGCGGCGAGCCGGAGCTCGGTCTAGAcaagagcttcggcttctccaAGCACTTCTTCGCCAAGTACGACCTCGGCGAGGAGGTCGGCCGCGGCCACTTCGGCTACACCTGCTCCGCCAAGGCCAAGAAGGGCGAGCACAAGGGTCAGGATGTCGCCGTCAAGGTCATCCCCAAGGCCAAG ATGACGACTGCTATTGCCATCGAAGATGTGAGAAGAGAAGTGAGAATATTGAGTTCTCTGACAGGCCACAATAACCTAGTGCAATTCTATGATGCTTTTGAAGATGAAGATAATGTGTATATAGTTATGGA ATTATGTAAAGGGGGCGAACTGCTGGATAGAATATTAGCAAG AGGTGGAAAGTACTCCGAAGAGGATGCAAAGGTTGTTATGGTACAAATTTTGAGTGTTGTATCGTTTTGCCATCTTCAAGGTGTTGTTCATCGTGATCTGAAACCAGAG AATTTCCTTTTCTCATCAAAGGATGAAAACTCTCCCTTGAAGGTTATAGATTTTGGTTTGTCTGACTTCGTGAAGCCAG ATGAAAGACTTAATGACATTGTTGGAAGTGCATACTATGTTGCTCCAGAGGTGCTCCACCGATCTTATGGCACTGAGGCAGATATGTGGAGCATTGGAGTGATTGCCTATATCTTGCTTTGCGGGAGTCGGCCTTTCTGGGCTCGCACGGAGTCAGGAATCTTTCGAGCTGTCTTAAAGGCAGAGCCAAGTTTTGATGAGGCCCCATGGCCCACTCTCACATCCGAAGCTAAAGACTTTGTAAAAAGGCTTCTTAATAAGGATTACCGCAAGAGAATGACAGCTTCACAAGCTCTCA GTCATCCGTGGATCCGTAATGCTCAACAAGTGAAAGTTCCTTTAGATATGATAATCTACAAGCTAATGAGAGCTTACATAAGTTCGTCTTCACTGCGGAAGTCTGCTTTGAGG GCTCTAGCCAAGACATTGACAACAAATCAACTGTTTTATGTAAGAGAGCAGTTTGAATTGTTGGGTCCAAACAAGAATGGTTATATCTCGTTGCAAAATTTGAAATCG GCCTTGGTGAAGAACTCCACAGATGCAATGAAAGACTCTAGGGTTGTCGATTTTGTTAACACG GTGTGCACTCTTCAGTACAGAAAATTGGATTTCGAAGAGTTTGCTGCTTCTGCCATCAGCGTTTACCAGATGGAAGCCTTGGAGACCTGGGAACAGCACGCTAGGCGTGCATACGAACTGTTTGATAAGGAAGGCAACCGGCCTATTGTGATAGAAGAACTCGCATCG GAACTCGGACTTGGCCCATCGGTTCCTCTTCATGTTGTTCTCCAAGACTGGATCAGACACGCGGACGGGAAGCTGAGCTTCCTCGGTTTCATAAAACTTTTGCACGGGGTTTCTTCACGATCTATTCCAAAAGCCTAG
- the LOC117843390 gene encoding peroxidase 2 — MARLAALTLLALLCSVTCCQASGYGYGYPGSGGGYPSPAPTPTPSGTGLAVGFYSHTCPNAEAIVRGVVKKAVEQNPGVGAGLIRMLFHDCFVQGCDASVLLDPTAANPQPEKLSPPNFPSLRGFEVIDAAKAALEAACSGTVSCADIVAFAGRDASAVLSGGRADFAMPAGRRDGRVSRSDEALQFLPPPSFNLSELTASFAAKGLDVSDLVVLSGAHTVGRSHCSSFITDGRLNASTSDMNPALAASLRRQCPAAPTAANDPTVVQDVVTPARLDSQYYKNVLNRNVLFTSDAALLKSGQTAASVVLNAFVPGLWEQKFARAMVKMASIEVKTGANGEIRSNCRIVN; from the exons ATGGCTAGGCTTGCCGCTCTGACCTTGCTTGCGCTGCTGTGCTCGGTGACATGCTGCCAAGCTTCAGGCTATGGCTACGGCTACCCTGGCTCGGGAGGGGGCTACCCCAGCCCGGCCCCAACCCCGACACCGAGTGGCACCGGCCTGGCGGTTGGCTTCTACAGTCACACGTGCCCGAACGCCGAGGCGATCGTGAGAGGCGTCGTCAAGAAGGCGGTAGAGCAGAACCCAGGCGTCGGGGCAGGGCTCATCCGAATgctcttccacgactgcttcgtccaG GGCTGTGACGCGTCCGTGCTGCTCGACCCGACCGCAGCGAACCCGCAGCCGGAGAAGCTGTCCCCGCCCAACTTCCCGAGCCTGCGCGGCTTCGAGGTCATCGACGCGGCCAAGGCGGCGCTCGAGGCCGCCTGCTCGGGCAcggtctcctgcgccgacatcgtcgccttcgccggccgcgacgccaGCGCCGTGCtcagcggcggccgggccgaCTTCGCCATGCCCGcgggccgccgcgacggccgcgTGTCCCGCTCCGACGAGGCACTTCAGTTCCTTCCCCCGCCCTCCTTCAACCTCTCCGAGCTCACCGCCAGCTTCGCCGCCAAGGGGCTCGACGTCAGCGACCTCGTCGTGCTCTCCGGCGCCCACACCGTCGGCCGCTCCCACTGCTCGTCCTTCATCACCGACGGCCGCCTCAACGCGTCCACGTCCGACATGAACCCGGCGCTGGCCGCGTCGCTGCGGCGCCAGTGCCCGGCCGCCCCGACCGCGGCCAACGACCCCACCGTGGTGCAGGACGTGGTGACGCCGGCCAGGCTGGACAGCCAGTACTACAAGAACGTGCTGAACCGCAACGTGCTGTTCACGTCGGACGCGGCGCTCCTCAAGTCGGGGCagacggcggcgtcggtggtGCTGAACGCGTTCGTGCCGGGGCTGTGGGAGCAGAAGTTTGCCAGGGCCATGGTGAAGATGGCCAGCATCGAGGTCAAGACCGGCGCCAACGGCGAGATCAGGAGCAACTGCAGGATCGTCAACTAG